A region of the Cydia fagiglandana chromosome 20, ilCydFagi1.1, whole genome shotgun sequence genome:
TTTTAATCTTTTTGCTTGTCATCTTGTAAATTTACTTTTGTACGTAATAAAAATATCCTAATACCTTACTCAGTTCCTTAAACCTATTTTATTTCAGGTACTTTTAATAGAGGCGGGTGGGGACGAACCGACACAATCTTCAGTGCCAGCATGGGTGACCGCTTACTGGGGTCGACCGGACACGGATTGGCTGTACAAGACAGAAGCTCAAGAGAAAGCTTGCCTATCTGAAGGCTCGTATTGCAGTTGGCCCAGGGCCAAGATGTTGGGTAAGTCTGGCTTAGTGTCCCTTTAGTTCTTAAATCTCAAGACGGAGTTTGCTCCGCAGGAAAGGAGAAATTAACGATTAAGTATGTAAATGTAGACATTGACGTCTATCGTGCTATTCAACTAGATACATTTTAGCCCGCATTAGTTTACAACATTCTAGCCGAGACAGGGGTAATTGCCCACCTCAATGGCTTCATAACTTACCAATTCATtattatcataatcataatatttataaagtTTGTAAGGATGAACGTCGATACAGCCCACGCTAGTCTACTacggaaaatattttatatatagtaTCATTACGAGCAGTGGAAGCGTGCTGGGCCCCTAACCTGTTAGATCTAGGCGTAAAAGGAAATTATGAGAAGTTCATACGAAGATATATATTGTCTAGGGAATAAAAACTGATACAAATTTAGTCTATTCAGCAGTAAGGTCAAAATAATGTGACGGCATCACGCACGCGAACTAAAGCTGTATATTATTCAAACATTTAAATTTGttctaaggttgcctccagaaactcgcgaactaaattgacaggtcaatgtgcacaaatgataccacagtttggccagtgctgttcatatcgatattttcaaaaaagtttggattagagaatatcgcgagaattcaccgctagcggagctactgttgcgcggtcagttaaaaagtatctttaagtaatttaaaaaaatattttacaaatattacttggtatttcgataattgtgcaattttatagtaatagatacaaggatattggataaacatatatattttagttaattatataaatattttattatatttattttattttatttgttaggaaaacttacagctagagtaacaaagttgtaggtgataacataaaAACCGTGAtcttggctcaaaatacaaatagccTTATTTACATATTCGCCCAGACGGcgaaataagataagatttctcatttattttgtgtggtgtggacgtaaaaattaaaacgTTAGGGACGTTGGAAACTGGACATTCatgttgacaattaggtcagaatttaaatacaattagaccaaaaaaagtctgcagcgattttaatagcccacgcagtgcaagtattattttaaacgtcaaaattctatgaaattatgaggtataaataacagttgcactgcgtgggctatcaaaatcgctgcagacttttcttggtctaactttaattatcgttcaatctcatctaccggtcacattgtataaaattaaatcaccaattttagatttatggcgacaaccgcgagctcttgatataaacaacttgcccccaaacctgcatattaagagccaacaggagtggtcatatctccatacaaacgtacttgaCTGTtttctccgtgggttttgatgctagagcaatgattttttcaacagattaatattgtcaatatctatcggaccgttttgcttttttgatatttttgtttttttaaaggcgctagagcctttcaaaaatggccaaaatgggctcattgactatgccgcaatgagagacgtagtattcaaaactgatatcaattagccaaaaaagcaaaacggtccggcacagataatttcataatcatttagatttccaaatttggttatgactggttaagttttggaggaaacagtcgagtacgaaacctcgatttttgagatttttacgcaggatttttcgccttgtccttatcgcactagtttaggagccgcttccgttagcgagatgggtatatttacctaaaatatttaaaactcaggtcctgtttcgtcttaacattgaaatttgttagtttcacatccgcacctcttgatttgattggtaacgtcacaatcctacaatcgaatcaaccacttttctcgtcacattcatacaaatcgaaatcgtttgtgacccctttataattatcacatgggtagtaggtgcatcttacttatcgatatcattttatcgacaaatacccctgactattttttctttgctattcctggtatcattttatttgtcaaactcatgtcaatttagttcgcgagtttctggaggcaactgtacgCGCGTTTATGCAGTTACCTATAAAACAAGATTCTTTCAGTTTACGGAGACACCCGCGACACTTTCCAACagttattacaatatttattcctTTACTCCAGGCGGATGTTCAGTAATCAACGGCATGATGTACATGCGAGGGCACGCGGCAGACTATGACGGGTGGGCAATAGAGGGCGCGACCGGCTGGTCCTGGTACGACGTGCTACCTTTCTTCCTGAAGAGCGAGGACAATAGGGAGATCGGAGACGGGGTGTCCAGCCAGTATCACAATACTGGTGGGCCGTTGCCGGTTCAGAAGGTGAGAATACATGAGTGTCAAGTCTTAAATTTAGCAATTTTAACCAGAAAATTGAGGCTCGCGTGCGATTCTATGTGCGATGTAAAGAGGATGAGCAAATCATGTACCAATTAGCAATGCCAGTCTATCATGGTAAGAGCTAAGATGTGCTAAGAATTTACTTgatattcataaaataacgAAAAAAAATCAGGCCGGTATTTGTTGCCTCCTACACAAGGACCTATTAATTATTTGTTAACACGGAAGTattaaatttggtaggtgaAAAGAGATCTCTGCTGAAAACAATTGAAGAGAAGGGGAAACATGTTagggcacctgatacgtcacgatTCTTACATAATGTCTATATAATTGAAGACAGAATAGAAAAACAGagaagaggaagaccgagacgtgcgTATTtggaccaggccaaagagaaaattaacgtaatgacgtatcaggagctcaaaacagtggcaaagagaacggaatggcgattactccaccaaCAAGGCTCTTAAGAATTATGATGATGTATTTGTTAACAGTTCCGACACGCACCAAAGTTCGCGCACGACGTGGTGTCCGCGGCGATCGAGCTGGGCTATCCACCCACCAGCGACCTCAATGGGGAGACGATCACTGGCTTCACTATCGCACAAACCCTCAACGAGTTAGTATACCACTTACTTTTTTCTACAGATTGTATTACAATAAATGCACGACTAGAATAACTTGTGCCACTCACTGTAAAACACCCCACCTGATGGAAcctcacagttttatcgctcGAGTTAAGTTAATGCCTACAATACAGAACTATTCAATTCATATTTCAAACCTGGGCTTTTATCATTCTAAATTTTAGACTTCAAGGCCGATTTTTGGCTGAGCTAATATGGAGCCTAATTATTTCATACTACTACCTAGTATTCATCATCAaatcatcatcaacatcatcatcatatcagccttttatcgcccactgctgagcataggcctctcttccgGTCCTGAGCCAGTCTCATCCAGAACTGACCCGCAATCTtccgaatgtcgtccacccaacgagccaacggacgtcAGGCTCTCCTAGTATTTGAATACGTTATATTGATGATTAAATTATGAATCTGCTAACAATCGTTGAATACACAGGTGCTCGTCCCAAACTGAACACCAGGAGTGagtagtgtaggtacctaataccgaATTCAGCAGTCTTTTATCATCGGGGTATAATATCGGCTTCATAATGTCTGTACAATATACCTTTAAACATTTCTTTGCAGCAACGGCTCCCGGTTCAGCACCGCCCGCGCCTTCCTCAGACCCGCGTCCAAACGCGAGAACCTTCATGTCCTGCTCAATGCCCACGTTGCCAAAGTACGCATAGACCCCAACACGAAGAAGGTCATGGGAGTCGAGTACATCAAGGACAAGCAGACGAATTTTGTCAAAGCCAGCAAGGAGgtattaataataatgtttataGGCTAAGAGACCGTTCTTGGCCAAGTAAAGGGgctcactgattaacagttcgccggacgatatcggcctgtcagttgttcggaactgtcaaaattttgttctaactagcaggccgatatcgtccggcggactgttcatcagtgggccccttaactttCATGTTGAATTATTCATGATCTATCCAGCATAATTAAGTAATGTTTCCTCAGTCCTAGGAATGGACATGTTAATATTGGTTATCATTACTTGATCGGAACAACTACGAGACTCTTTTGAAGATCTAAAATATTTCGAGTGATTCACCTGCTTTTGACTACTCCGAAGGATAGATAcgatgttaatatttttttttttagttacgGAGTACCTATCGATAAATAAACAAAGAATTTGTATCGTATTGTAACTCTAAAATTCACCATATTGCATGCCCTAACAGAACTAGTACTCAAAAAATAAACCGTCCTTGTTTTAGGTGGTCCTATCAGCCGGCACTCTGAACTCCCCCCAAATCCTCATGCTCTCCGGCGTGGGTCCCAAAGAGATGCTCCAGAAAGTCAACATCCCCGTGGTCAAGGACCTGCCTGGCGTAGGCCAGAACCTTCACAACCACGTGGGCGTGGGTCTCGATTTTACCTTAACCAAGGAGCCTCAGATTGCCGACGTGGACTGGGCCAGCGCAACTCAGTATCTGTTGAATAGAGATGGGCCCTTGTCTTCTACTGGTTTGTCTcaggtaaataaattattagtttaggcaggcgtgggtcactccgcgatttcgtcgcgtcgctacaagtacgaGTACATGCGTccacaccagttttggtgtctagcaatAGTAGTTGCCGCGTACCGTTACGGAACGAACGCCTGCTCGCGGTTGAGCCATTTAATCCAAAACAATTGTAAGATGAGGAATTTTATGCCCTTTCCAAAATATTCATTTTTGTTTTCGAATCATTTTATCACGTACTTATAAATATGTTTACTCGTAATGTCTATCTGTAGATTGCTTTAGTTAGGATGGACGAACTTTAGCGGGGgattttttaattgaaatattttttatgatagttcttagctagcTTTGGTTTTGAATTTTGATTAATGTTTTATATATTGTGTAGCTCACAGGCATAGTGAACTCGAAGTACGCAGCGAGAGGCGGCCGTCACCCCGACATACAGTTCTTCTTCGGTGGCTACTACGCGTCCTGTAGTGATGGCGTCGCGACTGATCCCGAGAAAGTAAAGGACATCGACGAGAGAAGAAGTGTATCGTAAGTTTTCAAAGAATAGGAGGTACTTAAGTATTACGAAGAGGCGGAAATGACGATATAAGTATTACGTATATTGTATTACGGGCAGTAAAACAAAGCAGTTTCAAAGATCTTATACTTAGGTCAGTCGGGGCAACTTCAGAAAAAACGCAGCTGCCTATGGGCCGCCCTGACCTGTCTAACATAAGTCCAAATTTCCGTATTCAGAATCTTAGGTATCATTTAAGTGTTAAATTAGATAAATTACGAAATAGTTTCTCTATAGTACTTTCGTTCTCTATACTTTACAGCATGTACTTCCTAGTCTTGTCGACACTACCTTCATGTCTGTGACCCTTTTCGTCTTACTGGTTATCTCCTCACTTCATTTATCAGTTCTAAACACAATCCCTTTATTTCCAGCATATCGGCCATAGCCTTGCAGCCACGCAGCCGAGGTTACCTCGCCCTGCGTTCAGCCGACCCGCTACAGCCACCGCTCATGCAGCCCAACTATTTCTTCCATGAACATGAGTTGGATGTCTTGGTTGATGCAGCTTGGATCGCTCATAGGCTGGCTAATACTACCGtgagtttttttatttgttgtttttatccGACCTTGGTTATTTTTAGCATACTTCAAAATTTCGAAGTAGGTTCTCAATTCGTAGGTATTTTTTCACCGATTTTTCGAATACCGATTttagaaaatagttttttttgtttgaaaggtaTTCCCACCACATCAGAATCTAATATTGGGATCCTGGAGAAATCAATCACGTACTAATAGTAAATCGTGCATTTTCATTCGGATAAAAAACAGGGTTCACTTCACTTTATTTACTAATTCATGTCGGGCCTACATAAAACAACTAAGAACTTTTAACGTTATTAGATTATGCGAGAAAAATACGGCATGGAGCCGTCAAAACGCGAAGACTGCCAGGAATTCGAGCAACCTTCTGACGAGTACTTCAGATGCCTAGCCAAGCACTACACGGCGCCCGAGAACCACCAAGTAGGCACGTGCAAGATTGGGGCCAAGACTGACCTGATGGCTGTTGTGGAT
Encoded here:
- the LOC134674917 gene encoding glucose dehydrogenase [FAD, quinone]-like isoform X1, which translates into the protein MIRSAEPCSCPIQEVGPSMAASCGGQFMLFMTVLEAFINGRCDLADPCNRVTSETPDSLLDSYDFIVVGGGTAGPVVAARLSENPQWKVLLIEAGGDEPTQSSVPAWVTAYWGRPDTDWLYKTEAQEKACLSEGSYCSWPRAKMLGGCSVINGMMYMRGHAADYDGWAIEGATGWSWYDVLPFFLKSEDNREIGDGVSSQYHNTGGPLPVQKFRHAPKFAHDVVSAAIELGYPPTSDLNGETITGFTIAQTLNDNGSRFSTARAFLRPASKRENLHVLLNAHVAKVRIDPNTKKVMGVEYIKDKQTNFVKASKEVVLSAGTLNSPQILMLSGVGPKEMLQKVNIPVVKDLPGVGQNLHNHVGVGLDFTLTKEPQIADVDWASATQYLLNRDGPLSSTGLSQLTGIVNSKYAARGGRHPDIQFFFGGYYASCSDGVATDPEKVKDIDERRSVSISAIALQPRSRGYLALRSADPLQPPLMQPNYFFHEHELDVLVDAAWIAHRLANTTIMREKYGMEPSKREDCQEFEQPSDEYFRCLAKHYTAPENHQVGTCKIGAKTDLMAVVDPELKVYGIQGLRVADASVMPVVPSGNTAAPTIMIAERAAQFIMSRYSRLKNKFGNAATTDSLNNRFGSDASSTDRATTDKSFGESSKTAQSIYFQPKWRYNPNEKYDYDNHYNPDRWYGHKDWKIPSWQDADWKQGYHGYHDEQKYKEKFVDGSYRDKYDDHYPDKYTGSNLDWTTVGYPNDYTHGH
- the LOC134674917 gene encoding glucose dehydrogenase [FAD, quinone]-like isoform X2; its protein translation is MIRSAEPCSCPIQEVGPSMAASCGGQFMLFMTVLEAFINGRCDLADPCNRVTSETPDSLLDSYDFIVVGGGTAGPVVAARLSENPQWKVLLIEAGGDEPTQSSVPAWVTAYWGRPDTDWLYKTEAQEKACLSEGSYCSWPRAKMLGGCSVINGMMYMRGHAADYDGWAIEGATGWSWYDVLPFFLKSEDNREIGDGVSSQYHNTGGPLPVQKFRHAPKFAHDVVSAAIELGYPPTSDLNGETITGFTIAQTLNDNGSRFSTARAFLRPASKRENLHVLLNAHVAKVRIDPNTKKVMGVEYIKDKQTNFVKASKEVVLSAGTLNSPQILMLSGVGPKEMLQKVNIPVVKDLPGVGQNLHNHVGVGLDFTLTKEPQIADVDWASATQYLLNRDGPLSSTGLSQLTGIVNSKYAARGGRHPDIQFFFGGYYASCSDGVATDPEKVKDIDERRSVSISAIALQPRSRGYLALRSADPLQPPLMQPNYFFHEHELDVLVDAAWIAHRLANTTIMREKYGMEPSKREDCQEFEQPSDEYFRCLAKHYTAPENHQVGTCKIGAKTDLMAVVDPELKVYGIQGLRVADASVMPVVPSGNTAAPTIMIAERAAQFIMSRYSRLKNKFGNAATTDSLNNRFGSDASSTDRATTDKRWYGHKDWKIPSWQDADWKQGYHGYHDEQKYKEKFVDGSYRDKYDDHYPDKYTGSNLDWTTVGYPNDYTHGH